A single Musa acuminata AAA Group cultivar baxijiao chromosome BXJ2-1, Cavendish_Baxijiao_AAA, whole genome shotgun sequence DNA region contains:
- the LOC103973915 gene encoding LOW QUALITY PROTEIN: ADP,ATP carrier protein ER-ANT1 (The sequence of the model RefSeq protein was modified relative to this genomic sequence to represent the inferred CDS: deleted 1 base in 1 codon), translated as MGVATDVAPVAVVAPPSKKMAADFVMGGAAAVVAKSGAAPVERVKLLLQNQGELMRRGYLTTPYTGIGECFARVLRGEGVLALWRGNQANVVRYFPTQAFNFAFKGYFQSLFGRSKEKDGYMKWLAGNVASGSAAGATTSLLLYHLDYARTRLGTDAIDTKANNERQFKGLLDVYRKTIASDGIAGLYRGFGVSIVGITLYRGLYFGIYDTVKPIVLVGPLEGNFLASFLLGWSVTTFSGICAYPFDTLRRRMMLTSGQPSKYQNTFHALKIIVCREGFSALFRGAAANMLSGMAGAGVLAGYDQFHRIASGHKIWFEHKIKGGLK; from the exons ATGGGGGTTGCCACCGATGTGGCTCCGGTGGCGGTGGTGGCGCCGCCGTCGAAGAAGATGGCCGCGGACTTCGTGATGGGCGGGGCCGCCGCGGTGGTGGCGAAGAGCGGGGCCGCGCCGGTGGAGAGGGTGAAGCTCCTGCTGCAGAACCAGGGGGAGCTGATGAGGAGGGGGTATCTGACGACGCCTTACACGGGCATCGGGGAATGCTTCGCGAGGGTTCTTAGGGGCGAAGGAGTGCTCGCTCTTTGGAGAGGCAACCAGGCCAATGTCGTCCGATATTTCCCGACTCAG GCCTTCAATTTTGCATTCAAGGGCTACTTCCAGAGCCTTTTTGGTCGGTCAAAAGAGAAAGATGGTTATATGAAGTGGTTGGCAGGCAATGTAGCTTCAGGCAGTGCAGCTGGAGCAACAACATCCTTGTTACTGTACCATTTAGATTATGCACGAACTCGGCTAGGCACAGATGCAATTGATACCAAGGCTAATAATGAACGTCAGTTTAAAGGGCTACTCGATGTATACAGGAAGACCATAGCAAGTGATGGAATTGCTGGTTTGTATCGAGGTTTCGGGGTTTCTATAGTGGGCATCACTTTATATCGGGgcctatattttggcatttacgaTACCGTGAAGCCTATTGTTCTGGTTGGACCATTGGAG GGTAACTTCTTAGCTAGTTTCTTATTAGGCTGGAGTGTGACGACGTTCTCTGGCATCTGCGCCTACCCTTTTGATACACTGCGCCGAAGAATGATGTTGACTTCTGGACAACCTTCTAAGTATCAGAATACATTCCATGCCTTGAAAATTATAGTATGCCGAGAGGGGTTTTCTGCACTGTTTAGAGGGGCTGCTGCAAACATGCTCTCAGGTATGGCAGGAGCGGGAGTTCTTGCAGGATATGACCAATTCCATCGAATCGCGAGTGGGCATAAAATATGGTTC GAGCACAAGATTAAAGGGGGACTGAAATGA